The stretch of DNA GTGCTGTCCTACTCGTACCTGGCGGTGCTGGTGCCCGTGTTCCTGCTGACCGACTACCTGCGCTACACGCCGGTGCTGGTGCTGCAGAGCGCGAGCTTCGTGGCGgcctggctgctgctgctgctcggcCGCTCGGTGCTGCACATGCAGCTCATGGAGCTGTGCTACAGCGTCACCATGGCCGCGCGCATCGCCTACTCCTCCTACATCTTCTCGCTCGTGCGGCCCGCGCGCTACCAGCGCATGGCCGGCTACTCCCGCTCCGCCGCGCTGCTCGGCGTCTTCACCAGCTCGGTGCTGGGCCAGCTGCTGGTCTCCGCCGCCGGCGTGCCCTTCTCCACGCTCAACCAAGCGTCGCTCGGCCTGCTCTGCTGCAGCCTGGTGCTCGCGCTCTTCCTGCGCCGGCCCCGGCGCAGCCTCTTCTTCAACCGCGACGCCGCCGCGCGCCGCGGGGCCGCCGCCTCCGAGCTGGCCCGCATGAACCCGGCCGCGGCGCGGGGGGCCTGGCGGGACTGGACGCCGGCGCGCATGCTCCGCGAGTTGGGGGCCACCGCGCACTCGCCGCAGCTGCGCCTCTGGTCCCTCTGGTGGGTCTTCAACTCGGCCGCCTACTACCTGATCGTCTACTACGTGCACATCCTGTGGAACGTGGTCCACCCCACGGCGGACAGCGCCTCGGTCTACAACGGCGGTGCGGACGCCGCGTCCACGCTGCTCGGTAggcccgcggccccgccccccgcgctCCCGCACAACCCCgcgcgcgcccccccccccccgcggcgGTGACCTGTCCTGTCCCCCTAGGTGCCATCACCTCCTTCTCCGCGGGCTTTGTGAAGATCCGCTGGGCGCTGTGGGCCAAGCTGGTCATCGCGGGCGTGACGGCGGCGCAGGCGGCGCTGGTGTTCCTCATGTACAGCACCAGCAACATCTGGCTCTGCTACCTGGCCTTCGTGCTCTTCCGCGGCGCCTACCAGTTCCTCGTGCCCATCGCCACGTGAGTTGACGCGATGCGGGGCTGTCAGGCCGCGGTCTGGATGGCCACTGACGTGCCAGAGCTCAGAGCAGGCAGTGGCGGGCAGCTGGGAGCGGACAAACTGTCTGCGTCTATTAAGAGGCATCTTTTCTGGAATGTTCCGTGGGGAGCAGAAGGGGCGTGTGCAGGCAGTGCTGAGCTCGCTCATTGGTGTGCACTCGTTCACGTCGGGGGCAGCAATGAACTGGGATTTCTCAGTCCGGCCCAGTCGTCCCGTTGTCCACAGCACAGCCTGTCTTGGCTTCTGTGACCCCGAGCGTGATGCAGAGTCTGGTCCCCGTGCTGTCCCCTCTGTTGCTCCCACAGAGGCTACTTGCTGGCCACGGTCACCAGCCATTGTGAAGCTGTTCTTCCCAGCTCCCTTCCCTGTTTTCGAGGCCCCACGTCCTACGTGGGCCGGTCTGTGGTGCACAAGGCCTTTCCTGTCCCCACCCGCCACAGGGCAGTGACACACAGTCAGGGAGTGACCAAGTAGTCCCGCTCCCCCTCTGCCGAGGGCTCTCCTGGTGCCCTAGCATTTCTCACACTCCTGGGGACTCCCCTCTATCTGCCCAGGGATGTCCCCAGAGCTGCCCTTCTGCCCACTTCTGCCTTCCAAACCCTTCTCCATCCTGCATCCTGCTTGCTGCCGAGACCCTGGTATGCTTGAACTGACCCTTTCACGGAGCCGATGCCACACACCCACATCACATGTGTGGCTCGTACCCAGCAGGTGGGCCTGGCTCTGTTACCAGCTGCCCTTCTCTTGACCCTGGTTCCCTGCTGGGCCTCACTCCTCAGGGAGGGTGGGGAACCCTCCTGGTCACCCCGAGTTagaacatctgtccccactgGTTCTTGCGCTCAGGCGGCATCCCCAGCTCCTGGAGCAGTGGGGCCACCGACTCTGCGCTCCCCGTGGCCAGGCCCAGGTCTTCCCTGCTTCCCAGCaccgctccctctctctcagtggGCAGATGTCCCCGAAGCATCTCCTTGGCACACTCCCACTTGGAAAGGGCTCTATGTCATCTCACACTGCCATCCACTTCTTTATCTCTGCTGCTGGAATGTCTTTGCTGGTTGTAGAAACCGCAGGAGAGGTCAGGTCCGGCATAGGTAGGCGTGGGGGAGAGGGTGccgctgcctcctcctccccgaGGCCTGGCTGCTGGCGCTCGGGCCTCTGGCCTGACGTGGCTCGGAGCTCGGCCCGAGGCCTCCGGCCCTGCCCGCCTGGCTGCCCACGTCCGCCGACATCCTCGGCTCTTGCTGGTGCTGAGCAGCTCGGCCCCAGTTGGCAGGGTGACGCGCACGGTGTTTCCCTGTGACAGGCCTGAGGTCAGCaccctcttgcctacttgtgggCCAAGCTGGTCATCACAGGTGTGACACGTTTCTCTCTGCATTGGGATGGTGGCCACGGAGGGGTCCCAGGAGGGGGCTGGCCGGGCAGAGTGCAGGCTTTGGAAAGGAGGTGTTGGCAGACAGCGGGCAAGCGTGTGGTGGGCCTGTGGGCGTGTGGGCCTGATGGCCTTCCCGTAGGGACAGCGTGGCTGGCTCCTCCCTGCTGTCAGTGGCCTGTTCGTTTCTGGCCTCTTCTGCTGGGTTCTCTGCTGCGCTTGCGTCAACCGAGTACGGTAGGAGCCTCCCGCCGTGTGCCGCTGGCATGGCTCCGTTTGCTCCCGCTTGGGTTCGTGGAGGCCGTGGGGGACACGCAGAGTGGTGGCGTGGTGTTCTGCCGTGGCGGGCACTGGCCCAGCGTGGGCTCCCCCAGTCCTCTGCCTGACACGCTCTTTCTCTGGCTCCACGCGTGGTCACGCTGCTGCTTGTGGGCCCGGCGGGTCTGTCGGGGGCCGCCCCTGACCCAGCACGGTGGCACCGCTCGCCCTCTGTCATCCTCTCGAAAGGCTTCTCGGGTGTGTCTGTGTCGTCGCTTTTCAGAGCTCTAGAGCGCCTCCTGTCCAGTCACTCGTTTCTGGAGGTTTTTCTGCAGCGGATCGGGAAGTGGGGGCACATTTGTTCTCCTGCTTTCCTTGTTTGCGTTACTGCCGTGTCCCTAACTTAGCACGTCTTCAACCGCGAACGGCCGCGCTTCCCGAGATGCTCTGCCCGTTCTCACGAGGATGACTGACTGTGCCCTGGAATCACCGGGAGACGTTTCGAACATCCTCCTGGGGGCACACTTGTCCTCAGTCTTGGATTCACGGAGCCGGATCTCGTGCCCGGGCGCGGGGGTGGACGGCTGCTGGCTGGACGTGCCGAGTCTCTTTGAACTGTGGGCGCCTCTCATTCCCCCAGAGTCTGACTTCGGCCGCTTTCCCGTTCAGTTTTCAGATCGCGTCTTCTCTCTCTAAAGAGCTCTGTGCGCTGGTTTTCGGAGTGAATACATTCCTTGCCACCGTCCTCAAGACCATCATCACCCTCATTGTCTCTGACAAGCGGGGTCTGGGCCTCCCGGTCCACTCACAGGTGAGCCCACTTCAGCCTCGCTGCCCGGGGGACGCGGGTGTCTGGGCCGCGGCATCTCCCACCCCACGGGCCTGGGGCTGGCCGTCTACTGTTGGGGGCGGAGGGCTTGTGTGCAGGGCGGGCTGGGCATTTCCGGCCCCACGCACAGACTGGAgcggagcagggaggggaggggcggccAGATGccctctgacctctgacctctgcgGCCAGCCCAGGTGCTGTCTGTCCTTTTTGGAGGAGCTCTGATCAGCCCCCATTGTCCCCCATGCCGGCTGCTGTCCCaggaaggatggaggcctggccaTGAGCCCTCCCCTTGTGTGGTCCCAGCTCACTGCCCTCCTTTGAGAGCTCTGCCCTTGTCAGGGCCTGTCAGACCCGGGCACGGGCTCACGGGCCAGCGCTGTCTGTCTACCATATGTGTGACATGTGTGGGGATGTGATGTTGgtgccctctccagccccttcCCTCACCTAACCCTGAGCGGGCTCTCGGTGCTTCTGAGAGGAACTGGAGAGCTCTTGCTCCTGGGAGGTTGGGCGACACGCACATGTGTGACTCCGGGTGGTCGCAGCCAAGGCAGGACCCGTCTGGGCCAGCTGGAATGAGCCACAAGATGGTAGCTGGGCCCCTGAACCAGTGCCGTCTGCCAGCGGGGCTTGTGGCCTCCATCTGCCTGGAGCCCGGACACCGGAGCTTGGGGGGCTCCACAGAGAAGTGCTGACCTCCATCTGAGGGGGCTGAGTGGGCACAGCCTCGGTGACCGCAGAGCTGACTGGGAGATGGTGCTGGGCAGGACAGACTTTCTCATTCAAAGACGGGCCCATGGGGTTTGGATGTGCCCTTGGGGAGTAGGAGATCTGAACCATCTGCCCCTGTCTGCAGGCTTCTGGGGGCCTCTAGGCTGAGCACTGGGACTGTCCTGTCCACTGGGGACAAGTGCGGCTGCACCTGCGGGGTCAGCGGGGGGCAAGGGGGCTGTGCCCTGTGCCCGGGGATGGGCAGGTGGGGGGGCCTCGCCCGGAAGCAGCAGCCTTTGCAGGGGAGCACCCTTGGCCCTCGACTTTCCACGGAGCCTGGCCTGGCAGCAGCACCTGGGAGAAGCCCCCAGCGGGTCTCCTCTGGGCAGCAGGGTTGTTAGTGTGGCTGGGCGGAGGCCCGTCTCGGTTCCGGGAGGGCTCAGTGGACCCAGCCACACGGCAGCCCCGACCTCAGGTTGCTACCCCTGTCGATGGCCCTGTTCAGCCTGGGGGGCCCAGGGGCAGTGTGCATGGAAGCTGGGCCATGCTCCGGGGCCCACGTTTGGAAGAGGGGCTGGGGGTTCTTCCCCAGGGGCTGGGCCTTCCCGTGTAGTAGCTCCTGGCTATGTCGGGTCAAGTGCAGAGAAAAATACGTTGGATTTTCTCTGGCTGGTCTCATTtcccagttaaaaaataaacGTAGACGTGGGGCGGTTAGTTCGTGACCAGAAACGCTGACGGGAGCCGCAGGGAAATTCCCGCTCACGTTCCCTGTTCATGGCCGGGGTGTCCGTGTCATCTCACATGCTCTTCACcgtaaaataaaacagcaaaaacGGGCATGTTTGGGAGCAACAAAGAATGACAATTCAGGACAAGGCACAGCAAAACCACGGGCGGGCCGGACCCATCCAGAAGAGGGGCGTATTTTGTGCGGAAGAAGGAGGAAGTCGGGAGGTGGTTCTGACCCGGCGTCCGCTGCAGAACGGAGGCCTCCGGCTCACCGCGGTTTCTCAGTTTCTCCTCGCCCGGGCGGCGGGGCTGGCTGGTTTCTTGCGGGAGAGTCCGTGATCTTCGCGGCTGGGGCCCGTCCCGGGTGATTCTCTCCTGCGGGGGTGGCTCTGTGGGGTCCGAGGTCGGCCCTGCTTCCTGGAATTGGGGTGAGCGCCAGGGCCCCCTGCCAGCCTCCAGACTCCGCTTGGGCGAGGCTCGCCTTCATCGACTGTCGGTGTTGAGAGGGAGTCGGCGTTCAGGCTGGATGGAGACTCGTGGGACCCGGGCACAGCAGGTGGGGAGCTGACCTGGGTGTGCTTGTTAAGTGAGACTTCATGTTCGGACAACTGTACGTTCCGATGCAGCGTGAGAGGTAACGTAGACCTACGTGCCTGTTCCCACTGTCCCCACCGGACATGCCCTGCGTGGGGGCCTGACCTTACACAGGCGAGAGCGAGAACGCCCCTGCCCTTCAGGGCCCTGCCGTGGCCGTTCCTGGCCATAGCCCTGACCCCAACCCTACAGTTCCTCCAccatttctgtatcttctttcaAGAGTGTCACTTAGGTGGAATCGTGGTCTGTCACTTGTGGGTTGGGCTTTCTTGCtcagcccgccccgcccccccgggATCCACATGGGTCAccatgtgcttgtgtgtgtgtgtgtgtgtgtctgtctgtctgtccatctgtcttcGCCCTCCACTGGGTGGTGGACACGGCGTGTGTGCTTGGTCCCTATAAAGGACTCTGGGCTGTTCCTGGTCGTTGGCTGTTGAGGACACAGGAGCCTTGAGCACTGAGCACGGGCCGTGGCTTGTCTGGGTGCAGGCGTGGCAGAGCCATGGCCAACTCCCAGGGCTGCTCTGCTTTGCCTTCCTGCCGGCAGGTACGGGGCGGCAGGGAGAGCCAGTGCCCCCAGATCCTTTTGGGGTCATCCCTGTTTTTTACTGAGCATCTGACTGGCTGGGGTGGTCCCAGTCGCGTGTCCCCGATGTTGCAAGCCGGGCTCTGTCGTCTGGCGAGACCGCCCTCTgctctgctgctgcttcccaccggggggggggggcttgttttcagttttggggtCTGAGTGTTGTCTGTCTGTTGGAGGAACGAGTCCTTTGGGGGATTTACACCAGACCCTCAAGCAACACACTGTGGACCACGTGGGTCCCCGTAGACGTGGACTTTTTCAGCAGACGTGGTGCTCGCGACAGGTGTGTTTTCTTGGCGATTTTCCGTAGCGCTGTCTGCAGCTGACCGTACTGCGGGAGCGTGATCCAGGGCGCACACGTCCGCTCACACGGTGTCAGCCGCGTCACTGGTAGAGCTGCCGGTCAGCGGCAGGTGACCAGCGGTCCGTCGGACGTTCCATGCGGCACCTCTAAGCCCTGCGTGCTCGGGCGCGGCCGTGTCTGGTTCACACGCGCCCTCGGCGGCTGTGGCTCATCTTTCTGTCCCGACAGGGTTTTGCCGAGCAGGGCGTCTTCATCTTGGCGAGGTCTGATTCGTCGGTTTCTCCCATTACGGGTCTGAGTTTTGGTGCCAAGTGTAAGAACTTTTGGCATAACCCGGGCTCCGGAAGTTTCCCCCGGCATCTTCTTTTCTGAAGTTTTAAACACTGGCCGGGTCGGAAGAGCGTGCGAACCCTTGCCCCGGGGGCTGTGAAGGGGAGTCCCACCTTGGCTGTAGAGCAGTAAAATGCGTACGTCAGCCCGAAGAAGAAAGACGTCAGTGGGGCACTGGGCGGCTCGGTCGGTGAAGCGTCCAACTCTGGGTTTCGCTCCGGTCATGTTCTCAGCGTCGTGAGCtcgagtcccgccttgggctctgcgctgggtgtggggtctgcttgaggttctctctccctttccccttcccctcccccttctaaacaacaaaatacaaaaagccAAGGGAACAACTCCTGCAGCTGCGCGTGCACGTCTGGGAGCCGTCTGAGTTCCGCTCGTGTGGGGCGTGCGGTTTCCGTCCAGGCGGCTCGTCTGCGCACGTCCCGCTGCGCCGCGGCTCCCCTCCGAGGGACGCTCTCCTCTGCGCCTGGGTCAGGATCCGGTGGCGCGTCTGCGCGGGTCCGCCTGTGGCTTCCCGGGTGTCCCTGTGCTCTgctgccgcccctcccccgcagcGTCCCGCTCTCCGGCCGCGTGCGACCTTCCGAAGCGGGGCAGACCGATTCCTCCAGCTTCGACATCTTTCCTCAGACCTGTTTTAGCTGTCACAGCATCTTGGCCTTTCCGTGTACATGTTGGAGTCGTTCGTCAACTCACCGAAGTCCTGGCTGGTCTCGAGAATGTCGCGCTGTCGTTTCTGGGAGACGGGAAACCTCTGCTCCTCGAGTCTGCCGTCTGCGGACAGGCGCACTCTCCATTTAGTTAGAACTTTCTGTTCTTTCAGCCCTGGTGGTTCTCAGCACATATCGTACCTGCTGCGTTCGTTTGTACCTGAGTATTTTGTCGTTTTTTCCAGCAGTCGTGAGTGatgctgtgtttttaattttcgcGTCTGCACGTGCTGCCAGGGCTGCCGAGCAGAACACCAGAGGCCGGCGGCTCACACAGGCTTTATTTTCTCGCAGTCCTGGAATctagaagtccaagaccaaggtgtgAGCAGGGCCGGCTCCTCCAGAGCAGCCCACTGGCGCGCAGACGTCACCTTCTGTGTCCTCATggggcctttcctctgtgtgtttgCACGTCTGTGCCTCTCTCCTCAGGACACCAGCCCTGTTGGAATAGGGCCCATAGTTAGGACCCTCTTTGACCTTAATCCCCTCTTTGAAGGCCTTGTCCCAGATATGGTTGCACTGGGAGTGAGGCTCTCATAGGCGAACTTCGGGCAGGACACGGTTCAGTTCGTAGCAGTATCTGCTACGTGTGTCATGAATGCCCAGAAATAAAGCCGGTGCTCAAATGTTGGTCTTTCAGTCTCACTGAAGTCATTTCTTGGTTCCGGGGAGTTTGTTGTCCCTGTGCTTTTAATTTCCTAGTCTTGCCTTCCTGAAGCTGGCTcgaactttctctctctctctcttttttaaaatttatttgacagacagagatcacaggtagacagagaggcaggcagagagaggaggaggcaggctccccactgagcagagagccagatgcggggatccatcccaggaccctgggaccacgatctgagccaaagtcagaggcttaacccactgagccccccaggtgccccttgaacttTCTCTTTATCGTTTCCTTCTACTTGCTTTATATTTATGTTGTTCGTGTTTTTCTAGGTTCATGAGATGAGAGCTTCCATCAGTGATGAAAATTCCTTTGTGGTGTTTGCATTTTCAGTGCTATGCGTTTCCCTCCCAGTGCTGCTGTAGCCGCACCCGCATGTTGGtgtgttgcattttcatttttgtccatTCCAGTGTATTTTCTGATCGCTCTTGAAACTTTCTCTGacctataattatttcaaagagtttggtttagtttccaggtgtttggAGATTTCCCCATATCTCTTTGTTGctgatttctgttttcattctgttttgtgaTCAAAGAATACCGTCTGTCTGTCTTTTAAGTTGACTGAGGTTTGTTTAATGGCCCAGGATGTGGTCTGTCTTGTTCGGTGTTTTGCGGACCCTCGGAAGGGTGTGATTTCTGCTCTTGTTGGATAGAGCGTTTTATGGATTCCTGTCAGGCAGGTCCTGTTGCTGGTGATGATGTCGACTTGTTCTCCATCCTCGtgacttttgtctgttttctcgCTGCTCAGAGTTGGTGACTTCTGTCGTCCCATCTTCCTGCTCACGGAGTGTTTTCTCTGTCCCATCTGTTCTGCTGCAGAGGCCATTCTTTGAGTTTTTAGTTTGGTTATGGCATTTTTAGTTCTGTCTTTTCTTGAATGTTTCTCTCTGTTCCTGCTGTGTTACTGCTTGTTGAAGCATTTCCATCTTGGCTGCTTTAAAGTCTTTCTCCGATGGCATTGAGGCCCGCCTCATCTCCGCCTCATTTGTTGGCTGTGTTTATTCAGTCGGAGGCCTTTGTGGTTCTAGGTCTGCTGGGTGAGTGACTGAAAACTGGGAATTTTGGATATTACATTATGAGATCTGGATCTTACTGAAACCCTCCAGTGTAGCTGGCTTCTCCCAACACTGCTCTCACAGACGAAGTTGGGAACGTGGGCTTGTCACAGCCAGGTAATAGGCTCCCCAACAGCTCTCCCGACCTAGGGGTGATGGGGGCCTCCTCCTCACTGCTGGTGGGGTGATGGGAGTTCTGGCTCCCCACCTGGCCTCCAGCCTCCCGCACTTAGGAGGTGCATGGGGGCCTTGTATGGCTTCCCACGTGGCCTCAGGGGACACAGCAGGTTGGGGTGTTCTTGCTGCTGAGTGATGGTGAGAGTTCCCACTCTGCGCGCAGGAATTTGGGGCTCTTACAACGTGGGCAGAGTGAAAGTCTGGGCTTTCTGTGTGGTCTCTGCTGGGGTGAGTGTTccagctccctgccctgccttgACCACCACCACCTGGTTAGAGTCTGGGCGGTGAGGCTGGGTCTTGCTGTAGCCAGGGGCTCCCCTCTGTCAGGTCCCTGTCCTGGGTGCCCCTCTCCTCGTCCTTTGGCTACAAAGAACAGCTTTTGTTGGGGTATTTTTCCTTTATCAACTGGCTTTTCTGGATTACTGGTTTCTTCAGATCAAAAATAAACCAGTGCAAAGTTAAAAAAGCTCAGCGGACACATGTCTGTGTCCTCTGCTGCAGCGGCCTGACTGCTGAACTGCCCTCTACCGCCCGGAGTCCCCTGCTCGTGTGTGTTCTGCGTGTGGTGTCCAGGCTTCCAGCCGTAgtcaggggaggagcagggagacaCTGACCATCACGCCCCGGAAGCAGCTTCCTTCAGGGCTAGTTCCCAGGGTCGGTGTGAGGATGAGCTTTCCCGAAGGCATGGGAGAGGGGCGTGCCAGGAGCAGAGCGCTGCGGCCTTGGGTGGGACTCGTGCCTGGTCTGGCGCGGGGATGCGGAGACCGTCCAGCACCGTCCGGCCTGGCGATCGCTAGAGCAGCTGGGGCATGTGCGGCTGCCCCTGTCCCCTGGGCGGGCACCGGCCTTGTGCTTGGGAATGCCTGGGTCTTGGGGCTGTGCAGCTGGGCCTCTGGTGCCCCGGGCTGCGTGTTCTCGACTGCGCTCTGCACACACAGATGTCCTCGAGCTGCTGTGGAAACTTGACCCACAGAGGGAAGCACATGTTGTCCCaaagtgagcagagagccttgggTGATCACAGAGGCCTCACCGTAAAGGACGTGTGCAGGGTTCTGTGGGAAAGTGGTGGGAGCACCCAGGGCTGTGCTGGACTGTGGCCtggaggggagcagagagcaggCCTGCCCCCCGTGGGACTGTCCCCGGGCCAACCCCTGACCCCTGAGCACCCGTCCCTGCCCCCTGCAGTGCTCCCGTGGCCTCTGCAGGAGGGAGGGCCAGGGAGGCCTGCAGGGTCCCCGCCCCACTGTGCCTGTTCCTGCCCCTCTGCGGGGCTGAGCTCACccgtcccaccccacccctgcccctctctctgccgcaGTTTTTCATCTACTTCGTGTACTTCCTGGTGCTGTTTGGCGTCTACCTCTTGGGGGCCTTGGTGGTGCTCCTGCGGCATTTCCGGGACGGCCGCCGCGCACCCCAGCCCCCGGCGCTGAGCCCCGCGGAGGAGAAGGCCATGCAGCCGCTGGCCGCCCTGGAGCAGAGCCTGCAGCCTGAGGCCAAGGCCTGACCTCCGACCCCAGAGGCCACCGCCAGGATCCTCCACGCCCAGAGGCCTTGGCGTTTCAGGACAGTCGCCCCGTCCACGTCCCCGCCCCTCGGTGTCAGCGATCCAGGTGTCCGGCCTCAGCTACATTCCAGGGTTCAGACTGTGGAACCAGTGACCAGCGGGGACCCTCCACGGCACCTCCCTGTGCCCTGCGCCCGGGGGCTACCTGCCTCAGGAGGGGCCGTGGCTTGTCTTGCCGTGGCCTGAGGGTGGTGCCCCTCTGCCCTGCGTGGCACTCTGGTCCTGTCCCCTCACCTGCTGGGACTCTCGGGCAGCTGCTGGGACGCTGGGGGCTGCGCTGTCCCCGCCCACATGTGGTGGGCAGTGGGGTTCACGTGCCTCCTCATTGTCACCCCCCACCCTGGGAGGCAGGCCCTGCTTGTCCCTGGGGACCCTTGACTGGGTTGGGGACTCGGCCCCGCAGCACGAGGCTGGGAGCTGGACGTCTGGGGCCCGTTTTCCAGGTACCTGCCTTAGTgctcttgctttttttaaaaaaattaacctgaaCGAGAAACGTCGTAGGCTCTTGTGTCCTGTGGGGGAAGCTAGATGTTGGCCAGCAG from Neovison vison isolate M4711 chromosome 6, ASM_NN_V1, whole genome shotgun sequence encodes:
- the SLC19A1 gene encoding reduced folate transporter isoform X2; the encoded protein is MSQKKKKRHIHFQLGMAGGVSPSRGQGAGPPPRGGHSWLGGRSASLQGFCRAAARASRCGSAIVSSRAAGGLGSMVPSGQVVEKQEPAEPGPDPELKSWRCLVFYLCFYGFMAQLRPGESFITPYLLSPDKNFTREQVTNEITPVLSYSYLAVLVPVFLLTDYLRYTPVLVLQSASFVAAWLLLLLGRSVLHMQLMELCYSVTMAARIAYSSYIFSLVRPARYQRMAGYSRSAALLGVFTSSVLGQLLVSAAGVPFSTLNQASLGLLCCSLVLALFLRRPRRSLFFNRDAAARRGAAASELARMNPAAARGAWRDWTPARMLRELGATAHSPQLRLWSLWWVFNSAAYYLIVYYVHILWNVVHPTADSASVYNGGADAASTLLGAITSFSAGFVKIRWALWAKLVIAGVTAAQAALVFLMYSTSNIWLCYLAFVLFRGAYQFLVPIATFSSTSCTSWCCLASTSWGPWWCSCGISGTAAAHPSPRR
- the SLC19A1 gene encoding reduced folate transporter isoform X3 — translated: MVPSGQVVEKQEPAEPGPDPELKSWRCLVFYLCFYGFMAQLRPGESFITPYLLSPDKNFTREQVTNEITPVLSYSYLAVLVPVFLLTDYLRYTPVLVLQSASFVAAWLLLLLGRSVLHMQLMELCYSVTMAARIAYSSYIFSLVRPARYQRMAGYSRSAALLGVFTSSVLGQLLVSAAGVPFSTLNQASLGLLCCSLVLALFLRRPRRSLFFNRDAAARRGAAASELARMNPAAARGAWRDWTPARMLRELGATAHSPQLRLWSLWWVFNSAAYYLIVYYVHILWNVVHPTADSASVYNGGADAASTLLGAITSFSAGFVKIRWALWAKLVIAGVTAAQAALVFLMYSTSNIWLCYLAFVLFRGAYQFLVPIATFQIASSLSKELCALVFGVNTFLATVLKTIITLIVSDKRGLGLPVHSQFFIYFVYFLVLFGVYLLGALVVLLRHFRDGRRAPQPPALSPAEEKAMQPLAALEQSLQPEAKA
- the SLC19A1 gene encoding reduced folate transporter isoform X1; the protein is MSQKKKKRHIHFQLGMAGGVSPSRGQGAGPPPRGGHSWLGGRSASLQGFCRAAARASRCGSAIVSSRAAGGLGSMVPSGQVVEKQEPAEPGPDPELKSWRCLVFYLCFYGFMAQLRPGESFITPYLLSPDKNFTREQVTNEITPVLSYSYLAVLVPVFLLTDYLRYTPVLVLQSASFVAAWLLLLLGRSVLHMQLMELCYSVTMAARIAYSSYIFSLVRPARYQRMAGYSRSAALLGVFTSSVLGQLLVSAAGVPFSTLNQASLGLLCCSLVLALFLRRPRRSLFFNRDAAARRGAAASELARMNPAAARGAWRDWTPARMLRELGATAHSPQLRLWSLWWVFNSAAYYLIVYYVHILWNVVHPTADSASVYNGGADAASTLLGAITSFSAGFVKIRWALWAKLVIAGVTAAQAALVFLMYSTSNIWLCYLAFVLFRGAYQFLVPIATFQIASSLSKELCALVFGVNTFLATVLKTIITLIVSDKRGLGLPVHSQFFIYFVYFLVLFGVYLLGALVVLLRHFRDGRRAPQPPALSPAEEKAMQPLAALEQSLQPEAKA